From Zingiber officinale cultivar Zhangliang chromosome 5B, Zo_v1.1, whole genome shotgun sequence, the proteins below share one genomic window:
- the LOC121983798 gene encoding phosphoinositide phospholipase C 2-like isoform X2: MSSYKCCICFTRKFASSAVAPPSDVRDAFAAYAGEAAYMGPDQLRRFLAEEQGEADATLADADRIIERLRGRHHHLSAALARPGITLEDFFHFLFADDLNPPLVPQVHHDMKLPLSHYYIYTGHNSYLTGNQLSSNCSDAPIIKALKRGVRVIELDMWPNSAKDNVNILHGRTLTSPVEMIKCLKSIKEHAFFASPYPVVITLEDHLTSELQSKVAKMITETFGDMLYYPETDCTVEFPSPEALKHRVIISTKPPKEFLESGKDKDMENNPQKGKAEPEKAGKISRGDSWGDSITELKALRASNDEQGTINIYHFKPELNASSHSERESDDSDDVDDDDDDDQNQLQRQSEPDYRGIITIHAGKPKGRLRDALNADSLHVRRLSLSEPRFEKATESHGPELLRFTRKNILRIYPRGTRFDSSNYNPLLGWIHGAQMVAFNMQGYGRSLWLMQGLFRANGSCGYVRKPDFLMKNDPTGDVFDPKASLPVKTTLKVKVYLGDGWRMDFSPTHFDSYSPPDFYTKVGIAGVPADTKMKKTKTKHDNWAPVWEEEFSFPLTVPELALLRIEVHEYDLSEKSDFAGQTCLPVWELKQGIRCVPLYDRKGDKYKSVRLLIRFQFV, translated from the exons ATGAGCAGCTACAAGTGCTGCATTTGCTTCACGCGAAAGTTCGCCAGCAGCGCGGTGGCGCCGCCGTCGGACGTGAGGGATGCGTTCGCGGCCTACGCCGGCGAGGCGGCCTACATGGGGCCGGATCAACTCCGGCGCTTCCTCGCCGAAGAGCAGGGCGAGGCGGACGCTACCCTCGCCGACGCAGATCGGATCATCGAACGCCTCCGAGGCCGCCATCACCACCTCTCGGCCGCGCTCGCTCGCCCCGGCATCACCCTTGAAGACTTCTTCCACTTCCTCTTCGCCGATGACCTAAACCCTCCTCTTGTGCCCCAG GTTCACCATGACATGAAACTTCCATTGTCACATTACTACATATACACGGGTCATAATTCTTACTTGACGGGAAACCAACTTAGCAGTAACTGCAGCGATGCTCCAATCATAAAAGCATTGAAGAGAGGTGTCAGAGTAATTGAATTAGACATGTGGCCTAATTCTGCAAAAGATAATGTTAATATCCTTCATGGAAG GACTCTAACGTCTCCAGTGGAGATGATCAAATGTTTGAAATCTATTAAAGAACATGCCTTTTTTGCATCACCATATCCAGTGGTCATTACTCTAGAGGACCACCTTACCTCAGAGCTTCAATCTAAAGTCGCTAAG ATGATCACCGAAACATTTGGAGACATGCTATATTACCCAGAGACGGATTGTACTGTGGAGTTCCCCTCCCCAGAAGCTCTGAAGCACAGGGTCATTATTTCTACTAAACCACCTAAAGAGTTCCTTGAATCAGGGAAGGATAAAGACATGGAAAACAATCCTCAAAAGGGTAAAGCTGAGCCTGAAAAGGCTGGCAAGATTTCAAGAGGAGACTCATGGGGAGACAGTATTACTGAACTAAAAGCTCTTCGTGCATCTAATGATGAG CAAGGCACAATCAACATATATCACTTCAAACCTGAACTAAATGCCAGTAGCCACAGTGAGAGAGAATCAGATGACAGTGATGATGTAGatgatgatgacgatgatgatCAGAATCAACTTCAGCGGCAGTCAGAACCTGACTATCGAGGCATCATAACCATCCATGCTGGAAAACCTAAAGGGCGGCTGAGAGATGCACTTAATGCTGATTCTTTACATGTAAGGAGACTTAGTTTGAGCGAGCCAAGGTTTGAAAAGGCAACAGAGTCTCATGGGCCTGAACTTTTAAG GTTTACTCGGAAGAATATTCTTAGAATATACCCAAGGGGCACACGTTTTGATTCTTCTAACTACAACCCTTTGCTTGGATGGATTCATGGTGCACAGATGGTTGCATTTAATATGCAG GGGTATGGCCGATCGCTTTGGTTGATGCAAGGATTGTTTAGAGCAAATGGAAGTTGTGGCTATGTAAGGAAACCTGACTTCTTGATGAAAAATGATCCAACTGGTGACGTTTTTGATCCTAAAGCAAGTTTACCTGTGAAGACAACCCTGAAG GTTAAGGTATACTTGGGAGATGGATGGCGCATGGATTTTAGTCCAACGCATTTTGACTCTTACTCGCCTCCCGATTTCTACACAAAG GTGGGAATTGCTGGAGTGCCGGCTGATACCAAAATGAAGAAGACGAAGACAAAGCATGATAACTGGGCACCAGTTTGGGAAGAGGAATTCAGTTTCCCCTTGACTGTTCCAGAATTGGCTTTGCTCAGGATTGAAGTCCATGAGTATGATTTGTCCGAAAAGAGTGATTTCGCGGGACAAACATGCCTTCCGGTTTGGGAGCTAAAACAAGGAATCCGCTGCGTGCCGCTTTACGACCGCAAGGGCGACAAATACAAGTCTGTCAGGCTGCTAATACGCTTTCAGTTTGTGTGA
- the LOC121987181 gene encoding uncharacterized protein LOC121987181 isoform X1, giving the protein MEGDPALVHLLKLPPATPQGTLSEVLQTLWKNRRTGLDSLEKSRVRSLLALSVTDELDPILASLRCLIRKCIGDKLAGDNISKLFPPGLPTELQTIILLIFNKYLHQWIEESSTDQPLQQQIRISDQVKVNAIPALPSFSLLENLSSIWQINNRTYINNKNVQSSNEIDADSHSPLATTMSLHEEFGSSKNMVPNDNLPRLRSMTWTMQNRNSQPSNRVAIITLKLQDYANSPSGELDVKFQLSKDTLEATLRTMAYISEELLNSVDQSSEPSAKKQKQQ; this is encoded by the exons ATGGAAGGCGACCCCGCGTTGGTCCATCTCCTCAAGCTCCCTCCGGCCACCCCCCAAGGAACCCTCTCCGAAGTGCTCCAAACCCTCTGGAAGAATCGAAGGACCGGCCTCGACTCCCTCGAGAAGTCTCGTGTCCGGTCTCTCCTCGCGCTTTCCGTAACCGACGAGCTCGATCCA ATTTTGGCTTCTCTTCGATGTCTCATAAGAAAGTGCATTGGTGACAAGCTAGCGGGAGATAACATCAGCAAATTGTTTCCTCCTGGTCTTCCTACTGAACTTCAAACCATTATTTTGCTAATATTCAATAAGTATCTTCATCAGTGGATTGAGGAATCATCGACAGACCAG CCTCTTCAGCAACAGATAAGGATTTCAGATCAGGTCAAAGTTAATGCCATCCCTGCTCTTCCATCTTTCTCATTGTTGGAGAATTTGTCATCCATCTGGCAAATAAACAATAGAACTTATATCAATAATAAGAATGTCCAGTCTTCCAATGAAATTGATGCCGATTCACATTCTCCATTGGCAACTACCATGTCTCTTCACGAGGAATTTGGCTCTTCCAAGAATATGGTACCAAAT GACAATCTTCCTAGACTGAGGTCGATGACATGGACCATGCAAAACCGAAATTCGCAACCTTCAAATAGAGTAGCTATCATCACATTAAAG TTGCAAGATTACGCCAACTCTCCATCAGGGGAACTCGACGTTAAATTTCAGCTTTCCAAAGACACATTGGAAGCCACGTTGAGGACAATGGCCTACATTAGCGAAGAGCTATTGAATtca
- the LOC121987181 gene encoding uncharacterized protein LOC121987181 isoform X2, translating into MEGDPALVHLLKLPPATPQGTLSEVLQTLWKNRRTGLDSLEKSRVRSLLALSVTDELDPILASLRCLIRKCIGDKLAGDNISKLFPPGLPTELQTIILLIFNKYLHQWIEESSTDQPLQQQIRISDQVKVNAIPALPSFSLLENLSSIWQINNRTYINNKNVQSSNEIDADSHSPLATTMSLHEEFGSSKNMDNLPRLRSMTWTMQNRNSQPSNRVAIITLKLQDYANSPSGELDVKFQLSKDTLEATLRTMAYISEELLNSVDQSSEPSAKKQKQQ; encoded by the exons ATGGAAGGCGACCCCGCGTTGGTCCATCTCCTCAAGCTCCCTCCGGCCACCCCCCAAGGAACCCTCTCCGAAGTGCTCCAAACCCTCTGGAAGAATCGAAGGACCGGCCTCGACTCCCTCGAGAAGTCTCGTGTCCGGTCTCTCCTCGCGCTTTCCGTAACCGACGAGCTCGATCCA ATTTTGGCTTCTCTTCGATGTCTCATAAGAAAGTGCATTGGTGACAAGCTAGCGGGAGATAACATCAGCAAATTGTTTCCTCCTGGTCTTCCTACTGAACTTCAAACCATTATTTTGCTAATATTCAATAAGTATCTTCATCAGTGGATTGAGGAATCATCGACAGACCAG CCTCTTCAGCAACAGATAAGGATTTCAGATCAGGTCAAAGTTAATGCCATCCCTGCTCTTCCATCTTTCTCATTGTTGGAGAATTTGTCATCCATCTGGCAAATAAACAATAGAACTTATATCAATAATAAGAATGTCCAGTCTTCCAATGAAATTGATGCCGATTCACATTCTCCATTGGCAACTACCATGTCTCTTCACGAGGAATTTGGCTCTTCCAAGAATATG GACAATCTTCCTAGACTGAGGTCGATGACATGGACCATGCAAAACCGAAATTCGCAACCTTCAAATAGAGTAGCTATCATCACATTAAAG TTGCAAGATTACGCCAACTCTCCATCAGGGGAACTCGACGTTAAATTTCAGCTTTCCAAAGACACATTGGAAGCCACGTTGAGGACAATGGCCTACATTAGCGAAGAGCTATTGAATtca
- the LOC121983798 gene encoding phosphoinositide phospholipase C 2-like isoform X1, whose product MSSYKCCICFTRKFASSAVAPPSDVRDAFAAYAGEAAYMGPDQLRRFLAEEQGEADATLADADRIIERLRGRHHHLSAALARPGITLEDFFHFLFADDLNPPLVPQVHHDMKLPLSHYYIYTGHNSYLTGNQLSSNCSDAPIIKALKRGVRVIELDMWPNSAKDNVNILHGRTLTSPVEMIKCLKSIKEHAFFASPYPVVITLEDHLTSELQSKVAKMITETFGDMLYYPETDCTVEFPSPEALKHRVIISTKPPKEFLESGKDKDMENNPQKGKAEPEKAGKISRGDSWGDSITELKALRASNDEQQGTINIYHFKPELNASSHSERESDDSDDVDDDDDDDQNQLQRQSEPDYRGIITIHAGKPKGRLRDALNADSLHVRRLSLSEPRFEKATESHGPELLRFTRKNILRIYPRGTRFDSSNYNPLLGWIHGAQMVAFNMQGYGRSLWLMQGLFRANGSCGYVRKPDFLMKNDPTGDVFDPKASLPVKTTLKVKVYLGDGWRMDFSPTHFDSYSPPDFYTKVGIAGVPADTKMKKTKTKHDNWAPVWEEEFSFPLTVPELALLRIEVHEYDLSEKSDFAGQTCLPVWELKQGIRCVPLYDRKGDKYKSVRLLIRFQFV is encoded by the exons ATGAGCAGCTACAAGTGCTGCATTTGCTTCACGCGAAAGTTCGCCAGCAGCGCGGTGGCGCCGCCGTCGGACGTGAGGGATGCGTTCGCGGCCTACGCCGGCGAGGCGGCCTACATGGGGCCGGATCAACTCCGGCGCTTCCTCGCCGAAGAGCAGGGCGAGGCGGACGCTACCCTCGCCGACGCAGATCGGATCATCGAACGCCTCCGAGGCCGCCATCACCACCTCTCGGCCGCGCTCGCTCGCCCCGGCATCACCCTTGAAGACTTCTTCCACTTCCTCTTCGCCGATGACCTAAACCCTCCTCTTGTGCCCCAG GTTCACCATGACATGAAACTTCCATTGTCACATTACTACATATACACGGGTCATAATTCTTACTTGACGGGAAACCAACTTAGCAGTAACTGCAGCGATGCTCCAATCATAAAAGCATTGAAGAGAGGTGTCAGAGTAATTGAATTAGACATGTGGCCTAATTCTGCAAAAGATAATGTTAATATCCTTCATGGAAG GACTCTAACGTCTCCAGTGGAGATGATCAAATGTTTGAAATCTATTAAAGAACATGCCTTTTTTGCATCACCATATCCAGTGGTCATTACTCTAGAGGACCACCTTACCTCAGAGCTTCAATCTAAAGTCGCTAAG ATGATCACCGAAACATTTGGAGACATGCTATATTACCCAGAGACGGATTGTACTGTGGAGTTCCCCTCCCCAGAAGCTCTGAAGCACAGGGTCATTATTTCTACTAAACCACCTAAAGAGTTCCTTGAATCAGGGAAGGATAAAGACATGGAAAACAATCCTCAAAAGGGTAAAGCTGAGCCTGAAAAGGCTGGCAAGATTTCAAGAGGAGACTCATGGGGAGACAGTATTACTGAACTAAAAGCTCTTCGTGCATCTAATGATGAG CAGCAAGGCACAATCAACATATATCACTTCAAACCTGAACTAAATGCCAGTAGCCACAGTGAGAGAGAATCAGATGACAGTGATGATGTAGatgatgatgacgatgatgatCAGAATCAACTTCAGCGGCAGTCAGAACCTGACTATCGAGGCATCATAACCATCCATGCTGGAAAACCTAAAGGGCGGCTGAGAGATGCACTTAATGCTGATTCTTTACATGTAAGGAGACTTAGTTTGAGCGAGCCAAGGTTTGAAAAGGCAACAGAGTCTCATGGGCCTGAACTTTTAAG GTTTACTCGGAAGAATATTCTTAGAATATACCCAAGGGGCACACGTTTTGATTCTTCTAACTACAACCCTTTGCTTGGATGGATTCATGGTGCACAGATGGTTGCATTTAATATGCAG GGGTATGGCCGATCGCTTTGGTTGATGCAAGGATTGTTTAGAGCAAATGGAAGTTGTGGCTATGTAAGGAAACCTGACTTCTTGATGAAAAATGATCCAACTGGTGACGTTTTTGATCCTAAAGCAAGTTTACCTGTGAAGACAACCCTGAAG GTTAAGGTATACTTGGGAGATGGATGGCGCATGGATTTTAGTCCAACGCATTTTGACTCTTACTCGCCTCCCGATTTCTACACAAAG GTGGGAATTGCTGGAGTGCCGGCTGATACCAAAATGAAGAAGACGAAGACAAAGCATGATAACTGGGCACCAGTTTGGGAAGAGGAATTCAGTTTCCCCTTGACTGTTCCAGAATTGGCTTTGCTCAGGATTGAAGTCCATGAGTATGATTTGTCCGAAAAGAGTGATTTCGCGGGACAAACATGCCTTCCGGTTTGGGAGCTAAAACAAGGAATCCGCTGCGTGCCGCTTTACGACCGCAAGGGCGACAAATACAAGTCTGTCAGGCTGCTAATACGCTTTCAGTTTGTGTGA